AACGGATGACGGTTGCTTCACTAACGCCGAGTGTTTGGCCGAGCTCTTTGGCGGTGAGAAAAACGGCTTTGTCGTAGTGATCCAGGAGATATTCGGCGATTTTTTTATGACTGGCGCTCATGCCATGGTAATGTTCCTGTATGTTTTTGACCAAGGAATGTTTCATGTGTTATTCACCTCAGACAAGCGTTTATCGTTATCATTATACCGGATATAGGGAAAACAATGAACAACTGAAACAGCCAGGTGTCGGCTATATTGGCAACCGATATTTTGAAAAATTTTTTCTAAAAATAATCTAAAAAAAATGCGCGATAATACAACCATAGCCCCCATAAAAATATCAAACAGGGAAAGGATGGTTGGATTTCAATGAACAAACCCCAAAAATGGCTGCTAGCAGCCAGTGTTGCTACGGTGTTTGCGGCAAATGGCCTAGTTCTGGCTGCCATACCGGCAGAGCGCCAAGACGCTGCAGGCGGTGCCCAATATGCTTTTGTAAACAAAGAGGGTTTTGAGCACCAACGGGAGATGGGACATTTCTGGCGCAACAACACTGCCCTGCTTGAATTGCTGAATATAGACGCAGCAACCTTAAAGAGCGAGCTCAAAGCCGGCAAATCACTGGCGACTATCGCCGGGGAGCACGGTGTTTCCGAGCAAACGCTTAAAAATTTTTTAGTCAACCAAATAAGCCAACGCCTTGACGAAGCAGTAAAGGCCGGCCGCCTGGATGCCGACAAGGCCGCGAAGATGAAAGCTGGGCTTGAGCCGCGCGTGACGACCATGATCCACCGTGAAGGACTATTGCATAATGGCCATGGCCCGATGCATCGGCTCGGCATGTTCCAAAATCCCGAGTTGTTGGCACTGCTAAAAATTGATGCGGAAACATTGCGTGCCGAGCTGAAGGCCGGTAAGACGTTGGCCGCGATTGCCGAGGAACATGGCGTTACCGCCCAGGAACTTAAAGACTTTTTGGTGAGTGAAATGTCCAAGAAAATTGATGAAGGCGTAAACGCCGGCCGCATTTCGGCCGAGAAAGCGGAAAAAATAAAGGCTAATCTGCCTAGCCGGGTTGCTGACCTGATTAACGGCCAGTATCCCAAGCACGGCCATAAGTTTGGCGGCGATAAATAATCGGCAAGGGTGAGGCAACAGGTGCTTGCTCGGCAAGCGCCTGTTGCCGTTGTTTCTACTAAGGCTTTTTGCCTATCACGCTGGTAATCTTTTGACCGGTGGCACCTAATCAAGAAAGCTAACTTGAGCATGATTTTGCTAAGGATTGGTTGAATATACCTAACCAAGATATTTGCGTCAGGGATGGTGGTTCAGGTGAGAATTCTCGTGGTTGAAGACGATCATGCGCTGCGCGAAGCCGTCGTTGCGCTCTTAACCGAAGAAAACTACCTTGTCGATGAAGCAGCAACCGGGGACGAGGGGTTATATTTAGCCGAACAGGGAATTCATGATCTGCTGGTGCTGGACATTATGCTGCCGGAAATTAGCGGTTTGGAAATCATCAAAAGGGTACGTGCGACCGGGCACACCATGCCGATTTTGCTATTAACCGCGCGGGATAGTGTGGCTGACCGCGTCAACGGCCTTGAGACCGGCGCCGATGACTATTTAACAAAGCCCTTTGCCATCCCGGAACTTTTAGCCAGGATAAAGGCTTTGCTGCGGCGCAGCGGCAACCTAGGGAAAGACGGGAAAATAAGTTATGGCGGCGTGGTGATCGATGGCAAGCTGCGGGACGGTTTTGTCGAAGGCCAGGCATTGGGGTTAACTGCCAAGGAATATGAACTGTTAGAGTTTCTAATGTTAAATAAGGAACAGATTTTAACCAGAGAGCAAATTTTTGACC
Above is a genomic segment from Thermosinus carboxydivorans Nor1 containing:
- a CDS encoding response regulator transcription factor; translated protein: MVEDDHALREAVVALLTEENYLVDEAATGDEGLYLAEQGIHDLLVLDIMLPEISGLEIIKRVRATGHTMPILLLTARDSVADRVNGLETGADDYLTKPFAIPELLARIKALLRRSGNLGKDGKISYGGVVIDGKLRDGFVEGQALGLTAKEYELLEFLMLNKEQILTREQIFDRVWGFASETTISVVDLYIHYLRKKLASFDRDNLIQTIRGAGFMLKEK